A single genomic interval of Streptococcus suis harbors:
- a CDS encoding MmcQ/YjbR family DNA-binding protein, translating into MSSVNSYKIHLPSLIPFGFIFSDNRYIYREVFMEGQFEAVVEVDEAGQLSSYVWDCEMEEAYTAHLVTAPAGAFVGQVREAYQSILDRVEEACCIALPFSKDQSNRIAQLIKEKWGDLPDYPFAKLPTYGAFRHPSNNKWYALVSQIPRDKLDGSGSQEEVEIVNLKVDVREIAELLSQSGIFPAYHMSKKSWVSVLLDDTLEDQTVFALLEKSRYLVGPKSYKAAQGPDYWVIPANPKVYDIDTEFAENKVVYWPQKSTIQAGDIVAIYVTAPVQAIRYVCRVLEANLENHGESDIPTEKKLMQVELLAQFSDNVLPRARMMDLGVRAVRGPRRLTEGVIEVLTSEVKHLY; encoded by the coding sequence ATGTCTTCAGTTAATTCTTATAAAATCCACCTCCCCTCCCTCATCCCTTTCGGTTTTATCTTCTCAGACAATCGTTACATCTACCGTGAGGTCTTCATGGAGGGGCAGTTTGAGGCGGTGGTGGAGGTGGATGAGGCTGGTCAGCTGTCATCCTATGTTTGGGATTGTGAGATGGAGGAGGCCTATACCGCCCATCTGGTGACTGCGCCAGCTGGGGCTTTTGTGGGGCAGGTACGTGAGGCTTATCAGTCCATTTTGGATCGAGTAGAGGAGGCCTGCTGTATCGCTCTGCCATTTTCCAAAGACCAAAGCAACCGTATAGCCCAGCTCATCAAGGAGAAGTGGGGCGACCTTCCTGACTATCCCTTTGCCAAGTTGCCGACCTATGGTGCTTTTCGCCATCCCTCCAATAATAAGTGGTATGCCCTGGTCAGTCAGATTCCGAGGGACAAGCTGGATGGGAGCGGTTCTCAAGAAGAGGTGGAGATTGTCAATCTCAAGGTCGATGTTCGGGAAATAGCAGAGCTACTAAGTCAGTCGGGCATTTTCCCAGCCTATCACATGTCTAAGAAGTCTTGGGTGTCAGTCTTGCTGGATGATACGTTAGAGGACCAGACGGTGTTTGCCCTCCTTGAGAAAAGTCGTTATTTGGTGGGACCGAAATCCTACAAGGCGGCGCAAGGGCCTGATTACTGGGTTATTCCAGCCAATCCCAAGGTCTATGATATCGATACCGAATTTGCGGAAAATAAGGTAGTCTATTGGCCACAAAAATCAACTATTCAAGCCGGGGACATCGTAGCCATCTATGTTACAGCGCCGGTACAGGCCATTCGTTATGTTTGTCGTGTCTTAGAAGCAAACTTGGAAAATCATGGAGAATCAGATATTCCGACAGAAAAGAAACTCATGCAGGTGGAATTGCTTGCTCAGTTTTCCGATAATGTTTTGCCGAGAGCGCGCATGATGGACTTGGGAGTCAGGGCGGTGCGTGGTCCTAGACGCTTGACAGAGGGCGTGATAGAAGTACTGACATCCGAAGTGAAACACCTCTATTAA